Proteins encoded within one genomic window of Halobacteroides halobius DSM 5150:
- a CDS encoding isocitrate dehydrogenase (NAD(+)), with protein sequence MYNVTLIPGDGIGPEITEAVQQIISAAGVDIKWQTVNAGANVMEEYGTPLPEEVLQSIKKNKVALKGPITTPVGSGFRSVNVAIRQKLDLYVNLRPAKILKGAPTQFSDLDVVIFRENTEGLYAGIEHNVGDNAAESIKITTREASERIVRAAFEYALENDREQVTAVHKANILKLSDGLFKSVAEEVAQDYPDIKFNNKIVDNMCMQLVQYPEDYDVLVLPNLYGDIVSDLCAGLIGGLGVTPGANLNDQLAVFEAVHGSAPDIAGEDKANPIALLLSACLMLEHLGEEKAASQIETAIEEVLTRGEVLTADLGGTATTTELTEEIINQLGVE encoded by the coding sequence ATGTATAATGTAACTTTAATACCAGGAGATGGAATTGGACCAGAAATTACTGAGGCGGTACAGCAGATAATTTCCGCAGCAGGAGTAGATATCAAGTGGCAGACTGTAAATGCAGGGGCCAATGTAATGGAAGAGTATGGAACACCGTTACCTGAAGAAGTTTTACAGTCAATTAAGAAGAATAAAGTGGCTTTAAAAGGGCCAATTACCACCCCAGTAGGAAGTGGATTTAGAAGTGTTAATGTAGCTATTAGACAAAAGTTAGATTTATATGTTAATTTAAGACCAGCTAAGATTTTAAAGGGAGCACCAACTCAGTTTTCTGACTTAGATGTAGTAATTTTTAGAGAGAATACAGAAGGTTTATACGCTGGGATTGAACATAATGTAGGAGATAACGCTGCAGAGAGTATTAAGATTACTACTAGAGAAGCTTCAGAGAGAATTGTTAGAGCAGCTTTTGAATATGCTCTAGAAAATGATAGAGAGCAGGTTACAGCAGTACATAAAGCTAATATCTTAAAGTTAAGTGATGGTTTATTTAAGTCAGTAGCAGAAGAAGTAGCCCAAGATTATCCAGATATTAAGTTTAATAATAAAATTGTTGATAATATGTGTATGCAGTTAGTCCAATACCCCGAGGACTATGATGTATTAGTCTTACCTAATTTATATGGTGATATTGTATCTGATCTATGTGCTGGTTTGATCGGGGGATTAGGTGTAACACCTGGAGCTAATTTAAATGATCAATTAGCAGTATTTGAAGCAGTTCATGGTTCTGCTCCTGATATTGCAGGAGAGGATAAAGCTAATCCAATTGCTTTATTATTATCAGCTTGCCTAATGTTAGAGCATTTAGGAGAAGAAAAAGCAGCTTCTCAAATTGAAACTGCTATTGAAGAGGTATTGACTAGAGGAGAAGTACTAACGGCTGATTTAGGTGGTACTGCTACTACGACTGAATTAACTGAAGAAATAATTAATCAACTAGGGGTAGAGTAG